The DNA window cctcttcttttccagaattgtCCGTAGTTTTTGTAGAAGCATCACATTTCCTCTCACCTTGAGTTTTCCACTCATGAATGCCTAAATTcatatttcttcgtttttgatCTGATATgcaataatattttcttctattgatGATATTGATTGTATCACCTTCGGTGAGTTCGGCTTTTCATTAGCTACATTGAAGAAGTCATCGCCGGACACCGTCACAGTAACTGTAGgcctctttccattttttttaacataacCTTAATCCGATGGAGGAGCCCTTGAAGTCGAGTGCTAAATTTGTGTTTTGACTGCTTCTGAAACCCTACAATTTATGAACTACACATATGAACTCACTGAACTTCCCAATCTCTTTCGTTCCATCGGTCAAAATATATAgaataattgtttttatgtttttcacaGCTGAACGGTCTTGCTGAAATCGCTggattggaagaaaaaactttgttggACGTTGCAGCTATCTGACTGGAATTGTACCAACTCATCAAGCATCGACTTTTAGCTGATCCTTGACCTCACTCCATTTTCCTCAATATCATAATCCCCATTAGTTCTCTCAtcagaatttttcatgttATCGAAATGCTGGACGTTCTACATATTGGTGATTTGGCTCCAGTTATCTCGAACTGAAAATAATGGGTTTGTCTGAAAGGAATTCGAATGAATGGTGACGTTCTTACCATGTTCAGCCTTCGCATTACGAACAACCTTTCCAGCTGATCGATAGTACAAGTAGTCActaaaaaatgctaaaataaatattctatgAGATCGGTGAAAACACGTGTTCCATACCGCCCTGACGGCTTCGAAACATTGCCGCTCTTGTTGAAGGACCCATAGCAAAGGTATCCAACCACAGGAGTAACATATTCTGGCTTCAAAACCTCGATAATGGACCGAAAATTAGCACTCAACACTGCTGGCTTTCACTGGTGAGAAACGCACCTCTGGAAGTGCTTTTTGAGTTAGGCGAGATTTGGCTGTTGAGATTATTATGTTTACAACTATATTGTATTTTGCTCTATCTTGAGCTAGGGAATTAGAAAATCCAACAAGGGCAGACTTTGCTTGAAAACTGACGTAATCATCTATACAAACTAGTATCTTCGCTAgaatattactatttttagtACCAAGCTTTCAATATCGTGTGCTCGTAGTAACCCTTGTTGAGGGGAAGGTGAAGCAAATAACTGGGAAGAATAATTTTCTAGACAGGTAATTTAACTTATTACTTTAGCCTAGGGGTAAAGCTTACTGCCTGGTTGATGCCGCTGTCAGGAGAATTAGTTTGCAGAATTTACCCTGAAGATACATTAAGCATCATCTGAGAGTTGAGTTCTCaatgttttgaagaaatagcGTCAATGAACAAGATGCAGAAAGCAATTAGCTGGCGACGTATCGGTAACCATTGGAGATTAAAGTATCAAGGCAAAATTAAAGAGAAGGGGGCAAAAAAGGAGAGTatttcgcttcattttttctctgttcgGTAGCTCAATTCagtaatttcctttgaaaaaaatccaaacccTCATTGCTTCGTTGGATCTTGTAgttggaaactttttttttgcggaataAGCAGGTAGAAGATTGTAAGAAGGATCCTTAGTTCCTTGAAACGTTTCATTTCGGATCActacttttcaaaaactgaCTCGACGATGACCGTTTGTGTCTTATTTAGCTAAAGGATTGCTACGGACCCTGGACAAATGATCCATGATCACAACCACAGACAACGCGAGATTCTACTTGGTTAAACTCAGCAGCTGCGTAATTCGTTTTACCGAAGTTTCCATAGATGCCCGCAATTGATGACGTCACAATAATTCTTCCGTAGTTCCACTTCCTCATATACGGCCAAGCTGCTTTCGTCTTGGTATAAGCTCCTTTCACGTGAACTTTGAAAATTAAGTCTGGAAGTAGATAAGGTTACAATTCATTGCTCTTCATTGACGAGGAACGTCCCCTCACCCCAGTCGAGATCCGTCATTTTCACAAGCGAAACATCACGAAGAATTCCAACATTACTGATTACAATATCTGTAAACTATTTCGTCCCAATGATCCACAAATTTATTACTTTACCCACCGACTAGCCAAAAGCATGAATGGCAGTTTTTACAATCTTTTTGCCGAATTCTACACTGTCGTAGTTAGCCACCAGCAGTTTTGATCTCATCGACAACCTCAAAATAACTACTGATAGTGAAAATCTCCTAAGATTTCTAagcttattttactttatctgCCATTGACGTAAGTGTTGAGGTCCCATGTACATTTCCTCCAAGGTCATTGACAAGAAAATCAACTCTTATGGCTACGTTGGTGATATTAAATTTGATTCAGTAAGAACACttgcaattctttttttgtaaaaaatcaAGTGGTATCTTTTGATTCGAAACTGTGTTGATTACAAGGAAACCACGTTAAGCACGCTTCATTTTATTAGACTGGCATGACATTGATCCTTGGTTGATAAGACTACGCTGCCGATTTATTTCATAGCTCCGAATTGTACCGAGGGATGTGCTCACATTCAGTttaagaagtggaaaaaaatacaagataGGCAATAATTGAGCATATTTGGGGACTGCTGAAATGTTCTTTGTGCCAATGACTCAGAActcaatgaaataaaaaaaggaaaaaatactggTGGAAAATAACTTGTCTAAAAGCACTCTTTTGGGTGTTTAATAGCAACAAAATAAGAAGTCGATAAATAGAGAACaaggaatttcaaaaatgcatAGGAACCAGCTTTTTGTTCCAGAAAGGCGTAAGCGCAaacgaaaaagcaatttcagaagaaaacatcTGAGCAGTTTCNNNNNNNNNNNNNNNNNNNNNNNNNNNNNNNNNNNNNNNNNNNNNNNNNNNNNNNNNNNNNNNNNNNNNNNNNNNNNNNNNNNNNNNNNNNNNNNNNNNNNNNNNNNNNNNNNNNNNNNNNNNNNNNNNNNNNNNNNNNNNNNNNNNNNNNNNNNNNNNNNNNNNNNNNNNNNNNNNNNNNNNNNNNNNNNNNNNNNNNNNNNNNNNNNNNNNNNNNNNNNNNNNNNNNNNNNNNNNNNNNNNNNNNNNNNNNNNNNNNNNNNNNNNNNNNNNNNNNNNNNNNNNNNNNNNNNNNNNNNNNNNNNNNNNNNNNNNNNNNNNNNNNNNNNNNNNNNNNNNNNNNNNNNNNNNNNNNNNNNNNNNNNNNNNNNNNNNNNNNNNNNNNNNNNNNNNNNNNNNNNNNNNNNNNNNNNNNNNNNNNNNNNNNNNNNNNNNNNNNNNNNNNNNNNNNNNNNNNNNNNNNNNNNNNNNNNNNNNNNNNNNNNNNNNNNNNNNNNNNNATTGATCATAATTCTTGGAAAATCAAAGTCCTTAGTTTTTCGATTGAAGCTCTTCTCAGCTCAGCTCTAGATGCAAAATTACTGCAATTACTGATTGATCAGCTTCAGTTTCCAATACATGCGATAGGATGGTGAAAATGAAACGTGAACTGTCACACAATGGTTCTTTATGATAGAATTTTTGACTCAttgttcactttctttcctaagacgtccattttttcaaaagacaTTCTCAGAACACTTAAAGCTACCTTATTAATATCCTTCCACACCTTTAAAGGACCTTTTCGTGTCTGTTTGAAATTTATGGGAAAATTCAGCGTCCCTCCCATTAGTGATCATCAGCGACTACGGTACTCTGAAAGAAACGTTTGTCAAAGATGGTGATGCGTTTGCTGGGAAATTTCAGGtgcaagaattttcaaatgttttcagAGGTACGCGATTGCATTTCTATAATTATTGGTTTCTTATTCTCATTACCTGGATAGATGGTgtggtgatttttttgcagGTGGCGTTTACGGTATTGTGGATACGGTTGGTGAAATGTGGCGCGATCATAGACGATTTGCTTTACATATTCTTAGAGATTTTGGACTCGGCAAGGATGGGATGGAACAGAGggtgatttttgatttattgatttctttttgtgtaaGTCCGAAGTTCAAACTGAGATCACTGCTTTTCCGATTACTGTTCAACTCTCCAGCCTTTTAGTGGTAATTGTCACAGACATtatcttaaagacatcaccccacgaatctcggGTGGGACGGGTTTCggatgggttatgcctatacagggtcgtagattatgggaaggagggtgattctgttcatttcttcctaattgccttaaaaagatgaggaagatgcggcacgtgcacaggGCTAGCgggctccaatcgaactcgtcgcagaaaatagtgcgccagaacgctcgaagccgcatattccgggccgtttttacggcaattaggaagaaatgaacggaatcaccctcctccccaaaatctacgaccccgtatagacataatccacctgaaacccggaccacctcagattcgtggaatgatggttttaaaaataacataagACATTGATTATTGAATACCTAATGAGGATTATTTCCCCAGATTCTTCTGGAAATGGAAGCGATGACGGAGACATTGAACGACCATCATGGAGTTGAATTGAATTTACAGGTATTTTATTTGTGTCGAACACAAATAATAGCAGTAATCTGGAAATGTTCTGCTGGAGATCAACACTTATCGCAGTACATTTAGGATGTATTTGATGTGGCGGTAGGATCAGTGATCAATCAACTTTTGTTTGGTTATCGGTTCGATGAGGTACATTGGGAACCAAATCTTCGCATacgtgattttttcttcctttaagaAGATTCATGCTTTATTGTACAGCTTTTTTTGACAAACATATAGTTATCGTCGATACTTCTTGGTGCTTGTGCGTTGCGTCTCCGACGGAGGCGAACGCTGGTGACTTTCCCCTGTGCTCCCGCCGATTGATGAGACACCGATCGAAGGCGTATGGTGCGAGTGGTGATGAAAAAACTGCGGCTATGAATTGGTTCCAACAATGCACAATCAcccaaaaagaaggaaatcatcgaaaaaaaggaaaaagagtcCACGTCTCACCGTCCCATCGATCATTGTGACATCGATTGGTGGATACAGAGAGCCAGAGAGTCAATGGCTGTTTCCCCGAGGCAGAGGACGTAATGCATCAGCCCGACAATTTTGGGTTATGCTTTGTCTTCAAGCAATCTCGACGCTGAGGATGAACAAAACATTGCACCACAGATCTATTTGGAAATGTTCAGGAACACATTGACGAATTCCGCCAAATGAAAACTCTGATCTCCCGACAAATGCGCATTTTCGCAGGACCGGGGGCTACGATGCTGTTCGTTAATCCATGGTTGAAGCACTTCCCATACTTCAACACGTTGTTCAAAACGTANNNNNNNNNNNNNNNNNNNNNNNNNNNNNNNNNNNNNNNNNNNNNNNNNNNNNNNNNNNNNNNNNNNNNNNNNNNNNNNNNNNNNNNNNNNNNNNNNNNNNNNNNNNNNNNNNNNNNNNNNNNNNNNNNNNNNNNNNNNNNNNNNNNNNNNNNNNNNNNNNNNNNNNNNNNNNNNNNNNNNNNNNNNNNNNNNNNNNNNNNNNNNNNNNNNNNNNNNNNNNNNNNNNNNNNNNNNNNNNNNNNNNNNNNNNNNNNNNNNNNNNNNNNNNNNNNNNNNNNNNNNNNNNNNNNNNNNNNNNNNNNNNNNNNNNNNNNNNNNNNNNNNNNNNNNNNNNNNNNNNNNNNNNNNNNNNNNNNNNNNNNNNNNNNNNNNNNNNNNNNNNNNNNNNNNNNNNNNNNNNNNNNNNNNNNNNNNNNNNNNNNNNNNNNNNNNNNNNNNNNNNNNNNNNNNNNNNNNNNNNNNNNNNNNNNNNNNNNNNNNNNNNNNNNNNNNNNNNNNNTTTTCTTCCAATCCAGCGATTTCAGCAAGACCGTTCAGCTGtgaaaaacataaaagcaATTATTCTATATATTTTGACCGATGGAACGAAAGAGATTGGGAAGTTCAGTGAGTTCATATGTGTAGTTCATAAATTGTAGGGTTTCAGAAGCAGTCAAAACACAAATTTAGCACTCGACTTCAAGGGCTCCTCCATCGGATTAAGGTtatgttaaaaaaatggaaagaggcCTACAGTTACTGTGACGGTGTCTGGGATGACTTCTTCATGTAGCTAATGAAAAGTCGAACTCACCGAAGATGATGCAATCAATATCatcaatagaagaaaatattattgcATATCAGatcaaaaacgaagaaatatgAATTTAGGCATTCATGAGTGGAAAACTCAAGGTGAGAGGAAATGTGATGTTTCTACAAAAACTACGGgcaattctggaaaagaagaggaagtcgAAGCTCCAGTTGTTGACGCTTCTGATTCGTTAATTATTTCTAATCgagataataacaataaattgaCATAACTTTGTACTAACTGGACACTATATACACATCAGTAATCTGGTAAGCTTCTATTCCGTTACTGATTTGAATTAGGGACGAATCCGCTGTCCATTTTGGCGGACAATTTCTAACAAACATGTActgattttattactattggCAGAGCAAGTGAAAGTTTCGTGTTATGCAATTTTTTAGTATACGCGAGGAATGCGAGCGTATACAATAAAATCGTCGGGTTAAACGGATGTTTATTTGCCTCAATCGTCTTTTTGGCGACTTTTTACCACAGCCACGGATGCGCGTGCAAAAGCTTGAAAATGATACTGTTAAAATTTACGTGGAGCAGTATATCCCGCTTGTGAATAAACcatttccagattttccaaCAAGAGGTCAGTGTTAGTTCATGCGAAACTTCTGCTAGGACTTAAGAGAATATGATTCGTTATAGTAATGCCTAACGATGCGCACTGCCGAAAGCATGAGAAACCTCAATGCGATGCAACAAATCGAATATCAGCAACTCACCTTTAAGTCATCTGCACGAATATCGTAATCGTTCAAATTTCCATACCTAGTATGAATTGTAAGCATGAAATttgtaacattttttcttcatgtttgaATCAAACAGAAAAAGCTGTTTCTGTAAACAACAGTTCTCATCAATTgatagtgaaaaaaacagcactCTTAGAGATATTTCAAAGTTGGTGGGAATATTCGTTTAATCTCATTGTGATGAATCTTGCATGGTATTGTCaaggaaacgaaaaagaaagagtcaCCGTGCTATAATACCGCGCATAGTCCTCTGtacgtgtgcgtgtgtgcgtgtgtgtgtgtgtgtgtgtgtgtgtgtgtgtgtgtgtgtgtgtgtgtgtgtgtgtgtgtgtgtgtgtgtgtgtgtgtgtgtgtgtgtgtgtgtgtgtgtgtgtgtgtgtgtgtgtgtgtgcgtgtgtgtgtgtgtgtgtgtgtgtgtgtgtgtacgtgtgtgtacgtgtacgtgtgtgtacgtgtacgtgtgtgtgcgtgcgcgcgtgtgcgtgtgtgtgcgcgcgtgtgcgtgtgtgtgtgcgcgtgtgtgcgtgtgtgtctgtgtgtctgtgtgtctgtgtgtgtggtggtggtggtggtgtgtgCGTGGTGTGTGCGTGGTGGTGCGTGGTAGTGCGTGGTAGTGCGTGGTGgtgtgtggtggtgtgtgtgtgtggtggtgtgtgtAGTGGCGTGTGTGGCATGCGCGGTGTGTGATATGTGCGGCGTGTATGTGCGGTGCGCGGAATGTGGAGGGTGTGGTGTGTGCGGTGTATGTGTGTAGAATGAGGTAAGTGTAGAGTTtggcatgtgcggcgtgtatgtgtgtatgtatgtcgACCTCTATTTCAACTTATCTATGGCTCTCTAACACATcttctttcgtgtttttttccatGGGAATAAAGAACCGCAAAGAAGGTTTCTAAGTAGGATACAGcggtcaaaaataaaaataacaggaTCGTAACAGTCAGCTGTCAAATACTACCAAAACCTCGCAAACAAGAAGATCGACCGTCTGATGCTTTAAATGAACAGACAGAACAGCCttcgctgtaaaaaaaagctgttcagTCACTGTTATGTCTCATAGACATTAATCCGCGGAGACAAGGGAACTTCTTAAGCATCTTCCACGGTGTGAATACAAATGTATCGTAAGCGTTTGTCGATACCGTCTTTAATCTATCTGCGGTATCACCGGCTCCTCAttaagagagaggaaaaaggataataataataaccttCAAGTAAGGACAAACTTGAAGACCTCCAAGCCATCTATCGCAGATACCCATGTACACAAATCAAAAATAGGATTAGCAGAGCATGGATATGCTGGTACACTGCATCTCATACCACATTCATACTCTCCAAACCTTAAGAGCTGCGGTCGTGCACTGCGCACGATCACGACCactatcaagaaaaaagaacccaCCGAAAGCTCCCCCATTCGCTTTTTCAGCTGGTCGGCCATAGTCGATGCGGTCGATCTTGACTTTTTCGTACCAAACGTACTGTTAGGCAGCTATTCGCTAGAATGAATGTGATTTTAGTAAGGGAAGTACGGAAACAAGTACATCCATGAACGGACAAACAACACAAATTCATCCGCAAGAAACCACTGGTAGATCTTCGACCCATCCACGGAGAAGTCTCCTGGCAGAGGAACAAACATCCACCACATTGAACCTTAGTAAGAAAATACCGATAACAACTCACATAGAGCGACAAGCACGACACGAATGTTGCAAAAGAACTGCCGCCAAAATAGGCGGGCACTATTGAACGCCACTTGATATCGACTGACTGGTTGGTCATGAGACAAAAGTGCTACTACGGTATACAGTTACTAATTGCACATTGGTTAGTTTCTATGTCAAAATGATGCTTATGAAATAGAAGGAAGGTATAGGTCCACTTTTCGCGATTTGTTTTAACCCATGAACTGTGCGAACATCTAAACAGTGTTCTGTTCCTGATTTCTATGCGATCTCCGCGATCTGCGCActatctcctctttttttggtgttttgaCTGACGACGTCGATCAGCGATTTTGTACAACTTCGGAATGTCTGATCCCCCTTCCCGCCATACGAATAGCAATTTACTGGGTCAACTACCTGCAAGGATCACCTATCCAACGTTCCTTCATCTTCGCTCTCAAAAACAGTGTCCATTAATGATTCGGTCAAGACCCACATTTTGCTCTACAATCGTTATCGATTATGCGAAGACATGAAACGAAAGTACGACGGAGGACCAATGTTATGGGGAAAAATACTTTGTTCTCGCCTAATATTAGAGGTGGTCGATGAAAGTACTAAATGATATGACTTAGCTGCTTACTTCCAGTATGCTTGTTTTTAGAGAGTCACAACGCTGGAGtgttagtagtagtagtagtagtagtagtagtagtagtagtagtagtagtagtagtagtagtagtagtagtagtagtagtagtagtagtagtagtagtagtagtagtagtagtagtagtagtagtagtagtagtagtagtagtagtagtagtagtagtagtagtagtagtagtagtagtagtagtagtagtagtaggcTGCCGCCAAATCTCGGTTACAAACGCACATGCTTGAAGCAGTCGGTGTTTACAGAACAGCGCGTAAGAACGTCGACATTTGCAGTAACAATCAACTTGGGAATTGC is part of the Necator americanus strain Aroian chromosome V, whole genome shotgun sequence genome and encodes:
- a CDS encoding hypothetical protein (NECATOR_CHRV.G17315.T1) — translated: MTDLDWDLIFKVHVKGAYTKTKAAWPYMRKWNYGRIIVTSSIAGIYGNFVTTCTIDQLERLFVMRRLNMFEITGAKSPICRTSSISIT
- a CDS encoding hypothetical protein (NECATOR_CHRV.G17314.T2) encodes the protein MVKMKRELSHNASLPLVIISDYGTLKETFVKDGDAFAGKFQVQEFSNVFRGGVYGIVDTVGEMWRDHRRFALHILRDFGLGKDGMEQRILLEMEAMTETLNDHHGVELNLQDVFDVAVGSVINQLLFGYRFDEEHIDEFRQMKTLISRQMRIFAGPGATMLFVNPWAPPSD
- a CDS encoding hypothetical protein (NECATOR_CHRV.G17316.T1), yielding MTNQSVDIKWRSIVPAYFGGSSFATFVSCLSLYETSPWMGRRSTSGFLRMNLCCLSVHGSNSCLTVRLVRKSQDRPHRLWPTS
- a CDS encoding hypothetical protein (NECATOR_CHRV.G17317.T1), with the protein product MCVCNRDLAAAYYYYYYYYYYYYYYYYYYYYYYYYYYYYYYYYYYYYYYYYYYYYYYYYYYYYYYYYYYYYYYY